The DNA window AGCCGGTCACCGTGGGCGTCCTCAGCCGCGTGGAAAAGCTGGCTGATCGGCCAGTAGACTACCAACCAACAAAGCGACCTCCGTACCGAACACTCGTCCCCCTGGAAGAAACCATTGGCGAAGCCATGGACGTTGGTCCAGCGAGCAAGAAAGTGCAGCTGGTGTACGAGAAATTGGTGAAAGAACTTAATGGTGAGTTCAATGTTCTGCTGGAAACTCCCCTGCCGGACATTGCCACGCACGGGGGTGAGGATGTGTCTGAAGCTATCAAACGCGTCCGTAC is part of the Patescibacteria group bacterium genome and encodes:
- a CDS encoding AAA family ATPase, which produces TGRKPSKNRIAETFEFFPEEGKYHLDGHAKCQQRLTPAQTKKHGGVCPVCKKPVTVGVLSRVEKLADRPVDYQPTKRPPYRTLVPLEETIGEAMDVGPASKKVQLVYEKLVKELNGEFNVLLETPLPDIATHGGEDVSEAIKRVRTGKLHIAAGYDGEFGTVHIFKPGERKQQKQTALF